The genomic segment ACTCAGGAGAAAGAAGGATGAAGGAGAAATACAGCCTGAGGGATCTTCTTCAGGAGATTAAGGAAGACGAAGAGTTCGAGAAAATGACCCAAAAGAAGCTTACCCAGGACGGTATACAAAGGCTGATTAAGAACAAGGAAAAAATCAAGCTTAAGAAAGAAGAGTAGCCATGCTGAAAAAGTACAACGACAAATTCCTCGATCTTCTCGTAGAAGAGCGGGTACTTACGGAAGACGACAAGGGTAACCTCGTCAAGAAGTTCGACAATAACGCATCCGAGATCTTCGAGTTCCTTATCGAAGGGGGTGCGGCGTCCAGAGAGCTCATGGCAAAGCTCTGGGGGGACTCCCTAGACAAAGCCTATATCGAACTTGGACGCACAATGATGCAGGAGGAACTTCTGGACTATCTTCCGTCTGACTTCGCACGGAAGAACTATCTTCTGCCGTTGTACAAGTTTGGAGATGTAATAACCGTAGCCACCTCCGATCCTGAAAACCAGATGGCTATGCAGAAGCTTGAAGAGATATACGGGTGCAAGATAAGCACCGTCTTCGCCCTACCCGAGGATCTGGAAGATACACTTGAGATCACCTTTCAGGACACCTCCAAGGTTGATGAGTTTGTCAACAAGATCACGGTGGACTCCCTCTTCAAGGGAACCAGCAAAATCACAGCCGGACAGCTCCAGAGGATGGCGGGGGATCAGGCTATTATCGAGCTTGTTCGGGCCGTTATGCTCATCGGAATCAAAGAAGGGGCGAGTGATATACACATTGAGCCCCAGGAGAAGTTCACCCAGATAAGATACCGAATCGACGGAGTTCTGCAAACACTGCTTAAGCTGGATCTTGCTGTTCTACCAGGTATTTTGTCCAGACTAAAGGTTATGTCAAACCTGGATATAACCGAAAGAAGGCTCCCTCTGGACGGAAGAGCTGTACTAAAGCTTAAAAACCGCTCCATCGACTTCCGTATATCCACAACACCAAGCATATACGGAGAGAAGGCGGTTCTACGTATCCTTGGTCAAAAGGATTCGCGCTCCGTTCCGTCCCTCACAGACCTCAACTTCTCAAAGTTTATTTACGAAAGACTCAGCAAGATAATGGAAAACCCGAACGGGGTGTTCTTTGTAACCGGACCCACAGGCTCGGGTAAGACCACAACGCTCTACTCCCTTTTGAAATATCTGAACAGCCCGAATGTCAATATCATGACCATTGAAGACCCTGTGGAGTACCGCCTCCCCGGGCTTACACAGGTGCAGGTGAATCAGGATGTGGGGCTCGGCTTCACAAACGCTCTTCGTTCATTCCTCCGTCAGGATCCTGATATCATCCTAATCGGTGAGATACGGGATATCGAAACAGCCCGAATCTCCGCCCAGGCAGCACTTACTGGTCACCTCGTTCTTGCCACAATGCACACAAACGACTCCATGCAGGCGATAACAAGGCTCCTTGAGATCGGTGTGCAGCCCTTCCTTGTAGCTCCCTCTATGATAGGAGTAATGTCACAGCGTCTTGTTAGACAGATCTGCGACCACTGCAAGGAGCCCTACGAGCTAACACCCGAGGAGATTAACGAGCATTTCAACGACTGGGACGGAGTAACCACCGTAACATTCTATAGAGGAGCCGGATGCCCGAGATGCCATGGCTCCGGCTACAGGGGACGACTTGCAATCCACGAACTTTTGATAATTAACACAGAGCTGAGAAAGGTTATCGGCGAAGGTGCATCAATCCTTGAGATCAAGGACTTCACCAAGAAGATGAACTTTAGAAATCTGCGCTACGATGGCTTCAAGAAGATTCTCCGAGGGCTTACAACCCTTGAGGAGCTCAATAGGGTAACCATAGCCGAAGACGCACTGGAGTAAACCTCTTACCTATGAAGATACTTATAGTTGACGATTCTGATACCTCCCGCATGCTCCTTGAGACGATGCTCAGAAATGCGGGCTACGATGATCTGATAATGGCATGCTGCGCCAGAGAGGCGCTCACTATTCTTGGCATTGAAGGGGATGATGAAACCTCAGAACCCGATCTTATCCTTATGGATATAGTTATGCCCGACCTCTCCGGCATCGAAACAACAATGCTAATAAAATCCGAGGAGCGCTTCAAGGATATCCCGGTTATTATGGTCACCGTAAAGGAGTCCGAAAACAGCCTGGAGGAAGCCTTCGAAGCGGGAGCCATCGATTTTATAAACAAGCCTGTTACTAAAACCGAGCTGGGCGCCCGTGTGCGGTCTGTTTTGAAGCTGAAGAAGGAAACCGACCGGAGAAAGGCCAGAGAAAGGGAGCTTGAGGAGCTTACCCGAAAGCTTGAAAAGCTCTCCAACCTGGATGGGCTTACAGGCGTCGCCAACAGAAGAAGCTTCGACGACTTCTTTGAGGAGGAGTGGCTCAGGGGCCTTCGTTCCCAGACCCCCATATCCCTGCTAATGATAGATATCGACCATTTCAAGCTTTTTAACGACACCTACGGCCATATGCAGGGTGATGTATGCCTTAAAAGGGTTGCCGGAGCCATAAACAAGGCTATCAAAAGACCGGGCGACTTTGTGGCCAGATACGGCGGCGAAGAGTTTGTTGCTATCCTTCCTGATACATCCCTTGAAGGCGCCTGCCACATCGCAGATCTGATCATGGACTACGTGGAGGAGCTGAAGATAGAACATGAAAAATCCACAACAAACGATTTTATCACCGTAAGCATCGGCGTTTCCAGCATAACGCCACATCGAAGCATAAGCAGGGATACGCTTATTAATACTGCAGATTCAGCTTTATACAGGGCTAAGGAAGCTGGAA from the Limisalsivibrio acetivorans genome contains:
- a CDS encoding diguanylate cyclase; this translates as MKILIVDDSDTSRMLLETMLRNAGYDDLIMACCAREALTILGIEGDDETSEPDLILMDIVMPDLSGIETTMLIKSEERFKDIPVIMVTVKESENSLEEAFEAGAIDFINKPVTKTELGARVRSVLKLKKETDRRKARERELEELTRKLEKLSNLDGLTGVANRRSFDDFFEEEWLRGLRSQTPISLLMIDIDHFKLFNDTYGHMQGDVCLKRVAGAINKAIKRPGDFVARYGGEEFVAILPDTSLEGACHIADLIMDYVEELKIEHEKSTTNDFITVSIGVSSITPHRSISRDTLINTADSALYRAKEAGRGRILCENVASDTNNTPS
- a CDS encoding GspE/PulE family protein, giving the protein MLKKYNDKFLDLLVEERVLTEDDKGNLVKKFDNNASEIFEFLIEGGAASRELMAKLWGDSLDKAYIELGRTMMQEELLDYLPSDFARKNYLLPLYKFGDVITVATSDPENQMAMQKLEEIYGCKISTVFALPEDLEDTLEITFQDTSKVDEFVNKITVDSLFKGTSKITAGQLQRMAGDQAIIELVRAVMLIGIKEGASDIHIEPQEKFTQIRYRIDGVLQTLLKLDLAVLPGILSRLKVMSNLDITERRLPLDGRAVLKLKNRSIDFRISTTPSIYGEKAVLRILGQKDSRSVPSLTDLNFSKFIYERLSKIMENPNGVFFVTGPTGSGKTTTLYSLLKYLNSPNVNIMTIEDPVEYRLPGLTQVQVNQDVGLGFTNALRSFLRQDPDIILIGEIRDIETARISAQAALTGHLVLATMHTNDSMQAITRLLEIGVQPFLVAPSMIGVMSQRLVRQICDHCKEPYELTPEEINEHFNDWDGVTTVTFYRGAGCPRCHGSGYRGRLAIHELLIINTELRKVIGEGASILEIKDFTKKMNFRNLRYDGFKKILRGLTTLEELNRVTIAEDALE